Proteins encoded by one window of Nasonia vitripennis strain AsymCx chromosome 5, Nvit_psr_1.1, whole genome shotgun sequence:
- the LOC100678743 gene encoding BRISC complex subunit FAM175B isoform X3 translates to MAIWLHSGQLCKIGFLLGETLVYVSTKVTDSDNDVQHRKLHINIKNVVSYPLGEPFFNGLGLIKKDKLTALLGQKLKNVVGWYHFRQEFRLATSLRDKNIHNDLSTLVSSINPLMEKESFTLCLLSSSVNETGGTHRFKHQLLRRQNKIFKPVPLKITNLGADATDPDGSDYKPTPRCFSNDLDAFDIVYDNIKNELSNLSGVKAVTLIERAAEHLLEKLSPQVSSSDKEVSELETRVALLRNQIFKAQFERAKNNFTTLEEQMQKMEVDSKSYARPLLKSPSPEIMDSPMSPMPSTSATTIQSPKITHDGSGDRSSRDRGSSDREFPSSNLTPLSSPGDGSRLQESDKSPKESAASASNTSECNRPTRTRQTTDQFIQNTTTRSSTQHRGLCPSPKYNPDS, encoded by the exons atgGCGATTTGGTTACATTCTGGACAACTTTGCAAA ATTGGTTTTTTATTGGGTGAAACGCTCGTTTATGTTTCGACAAAAGTCACAGATTCGGACAACGATGTGCAGCATAGAAAGCTACACATAA atataaaaaatgtcgTATCTTATCCCCTGGGAGAGCCATTTTTCAATGGATTAGGACTAATAAAGAAAGACAAATTAACAGCTCTTCTGGGCCAAAAGTTGAAAAATGTTGTTGGCTGGTATCACTTCCGACAAGAATTTAGATTAGCAACATCGTTGAGAGACAAAAATATACACAATGACTTGTCAACTCTTGTTTCAAGTATCAATCCTTTAATGGAGAAGGAAAGTTTCACACTGTGTCTTCTAAGTTCTTCAGTCAATGAAACTGGTGGAACTCACAGATTCAAGCACCAATTGTTGCGTAGACAAAA taaaattttcaagccAGTGCCATTAAAGATAACTAATTTAGGAGCCGATGCAACAGACCCTGATGGTTCCGATTACAAGCCAACACCAAGATGTTTCTCAAATGATCTTGATGCCTTTGATATAGTATATGACAATATCAA GAAtgaattatcaaatttatctggagTTAAAGCTGTTACACTCATAGAAAGAGCTGCTGAGCATCTTTTGGAGAAATTGAGTCCACAAGTATCTAGCTCTGATAAAGAAGTATCAGAGCTGGAAACACGAGTAGCTTTACTGCGTAATCAGATATTCAAGGCACAGTTTGAGCGtgccaaaaataattttacaaccCTGGAAGAACAGATGCAAAAAATGGAAGTTGATTCAAAGTCGTATGCTAGACCACTACTCAAATCTCCTTCACCTGAAATTATGGATTCTCCAATG aGTCCAATGCCATCCACCAGTGCTACAACAATACAATCTCCGAAGATAACGCACGACGGCAGTGGCGACCGAAGTTCTCGTGACAGGGGCTCTTCTGATCGAGAATTTCCCAGCTCCAACCTTACGCCCTTGAGTTCACCAGGCGATGGCTCGAGACTTCAAGAGTCCGACAAATCACCAAAGGAATCCGCAGCGTCAGCTAGTAATACGTCAGAGTGCAATCGCCCGACAAGGACTAGGCAAACGACTGATCAGTTTATACAGAACACCACGACGAGGTCGTCGACGCAACACCGAGGTCTGTGTCCATCGCCTAAATATAATCCGGATTCTTAA
- the LOC100121634 gene encoding Hermansky-Pudlak syndrome 1 protein homolog, which translates to MKGIMIFDHLNDVLFTKCNRKFANHIQKLARLQGLVGENKDENDSQHFKPSPNIIMQLFSPIVTSQHVMASQFGNTYTSMKCQDGTNMVFDEFMGYTFVYVSNEDVELMRRTLGVCVTIIRHLCGPDVSVLKTNKQKVQMVSHLLDAWSDLRGSEQNILTEAVEQLSVNADLASATLRVLSDAADKLKAQSEFSNVHVLILVEHKFLSLYSSKNAQDLLASDILLMILLCYVAKKWRNGEYDVSEKDTKDDYVLMSRTESIKKEEEAKSHGNFGKLSIPTSEDISNLFEGSRDSSVSEGLCYFALDGLYSQLVLLGSEETGYTANAIHISELAEGINLVTIVEMTNLAISSGLYDSFFHLNVINGLQLQRDIDELRPAFDHFETAIKKTLDGIKKNRSHVSNDVDMCQRRLQMKWDFVRKKYLELLKSRDPESILQIESNMVGFVDALKELFRLTCLDKSFLKQGTDVILTVSRLVSQKLNDFSDFLKVKALKNFNIRSRTSLTINKYLEEFPGLVHFIYIDRTTHRLTAPTIDFTNSETLALTTKKIWTMVEQSRIHLQEGHMSIMWKDTTFNYAYFLWFEDSSGTPLKCKTIFNHTLKNFPVPGILCGDYYRKLAEAYFPKLSPNKIRIYELYCVHLGLATSSCVLEHSRRLAATIWEVTGLPNNPADIL; encoded by the exons ATGAAGGGGATAATGATATTCGATCATCTGAACGATGTGCTGTTCACCAAGTGCAACAGGAAGTTCGCCAATCACATACAGAAGCTGGCCAGGCTCCAAGGCTTGGTCGGTGAGAACAAG GATGAAAATGATTCACAACACTTCAAACCCAGTCCAAACATCATAATGCAGTTGTTCTCGCCAATTGTCACTTCGCAGCACGTTATGGCATCGCAGTTTGGGAATACGTACACATCGATGAAGTGTCAAGATGGCACCAACATGGTCTTTGATGAGTTTATGGGATATACTTTTGTCTACGTGTCCAATGAAGACGTGGAGCTGATGAGACGAACTCTGGGGGTCTGCGTCACTATCATAAGGCATCTCTGTGGTCCAGATGTCTCTGT ATTAAAGACGAACAAACAAAAGGTCCAAATGGTTTCACATCTCCTAGATGCATGGAGTGACTTGAGGGGTAGCGAGCAGAACATTTTGACAGAAGCTGTTGAACAGTTATCAGTAAATGCAGACTTGGCATCAGCAACATTGAGAGTTCTAAGCGATGCAGCTGACAAGTTGAAAGCCCAGTCAGAGTTTTCCAATGTGCACGTTTTGATACTAGTTGAACACAAGTTTCTTTCCTTATACTCCAGCAAGAATGCGCAGGATTTATTGGCTTCTGATATTCTGCTGATGATCCTCTTGTGCTACGTAGCAAAAAAGTGGAGAAATGGAGAATACGATGTTTCTGAAAAGGATACCAAAGATGATTATGTACTTATGTCTCGAACTGAATCAATTAAGAAAGAAGAGGAAGCTAAGTCTCATGGAAACTTTGGAAAACTTTCCATACCCACATCTGAAGatataagtaatttatttG AAGGCTCAAGGGATTCATCGGTCAGTGAGGGTCTTTGCTATTTTGCCCTGGATGGACTCTACAGCCAATTGGTGCTTCTTGGTTCTGAAGAAACTGGTTACACAGCAAATGCCATTCACATATCTGAACTAGCTGAGGGTATTAACTTAGTAACAATAGTTGAAATGACAAACTTGGCCATTTCATCTGGTTTGTACGACAGTTTTTTCCACCTAAATGTAATAAATGGGCTTCAACTGCAAAGAGATATCGATGAACTCAGGCCAGCATTCGATCATTTCGAAACAGCGATCAAAAAAACCTTGGATGGTATAAAGAAGAACAGATCGCACGTCAGCAACGACGTTGACATGTGCCAAAGGCGATTACAGATGAAATGGGACTTtgtcagaaaaaaatatttggaacTTCTGAAGTCCAGAGATCCAGAGTCAATACTTCAAATAGAATCAAACATGGTTGGTTTTGTAGATGCCTTAAAAGAATTATTCAGACTGACTTGCCTTGACAAAAGCTTTTTAAAGCAAGGAACCGATGTGATACTGACAGTCAGTAGACTGGTCAGCCAAAAGTTGAACGATTTCAGCGATTTTCTTAAAGTAAAGGCTTTGAAGAACTTCAACATTAGATC GAGAACTTCCCTAACCATCAACAAATATCTTGAAGAATTTCCCGGACTGGTGCATTTTATATACATAGACAGGACGACCCACAGGTTGACCGCCCCAACGATAGACTTCACGAATTCCGAAACGCTAGCATTAACAACAAAGAAG ATATGGACCATGGTTGAGCAGAGCAGGATACACCTGCAGGAGGGTCACATGTCCATAATGTGGAAGGACACAACCTTCAACTACGCCTACTTTTTGTGGTTTGAAGACAGCTCG GGCACACCGTTGAAGTGCAAGACAATCTTTAATCACACGCTCAAGAACTTCCCGGTGCCTGGTATCCTCTGTGGAGATTACTACAG GAAATTAGCCGAGGCGTACTTCCCGAAACTCTCGCCGAATAAGATCCGTATCTATGAGCTGTACTGCGTACATCTGGGCCTTGCCACCTCGTCCTGTGTACTCGAGCACTCAAGGCGGCTTGCAGCCACTATTTGGGAGGTCACTGGCCTGCCCAACAACCCCGCCGACattctttaa
- the LOC100678743 gene encoding BRISC complex subunit FAM175B isoform X2 — MDRRIFGRQGCCSVFSGYIMIGFLLGETLVYVSTKVTDSDNDVQHRKLHINIKNVVSYPLGEPFFNGLGLIKKDKLTALLGQKLKNVVGWYHFRQEFRLATSLRDKNIHNDLSTLVSSINPLMEKESFTLCLLSSSVNETGGTHRFKHQLLRRQNKIFKPVPLKITNLGADATDPDGSDYKPTPRCFSNDLDAFDIVYDNIKNELSNLSGVKAVTLIERAAEHLLEKLSPQVSSSDKEVSELETRVALLRNQIFKAQFERAKNNFTTLEEQMQKMEVDSKSYARPLLKSPSPEIMDSPMSPMPSTSATTIQSPKITHDGSGDRSSRDRGSSDREFPSSNLTPLSSPGDGSRLQESDKSPKESAASASNTSECNRPTRTRQTTDQFIQNTTTRSSTQHRGLCPSPKYNPDS; from the exons ATTGGTTTTTTATTGGGTGAAACGCTCGTTTATGTTTCGACAAAAGTCACAGATTCGGACAACGATGTGCAGCATAGAAAGCTACACATAA atataaaaaatgtcgTATCTTATCCCCTGGGAGAGCCATTTTTCAATGGATTAGGACTAATAAAGAAAGACAAATTAACAGCTCTTCTGGGCCAAAAGTTGAAAAATGTTGTTGGCTGGTATCACTTCCGACAAGAATTTAGATTAGCAACATCGTTGAGAGACAAAAATATACACAATGACTTGTCAACTCTTGTTTCAAGTATCAATCCTTTAATGGAGAAGGAAAGTTTCACACTGTGTCTTCTAAGTTCTTCAGTCAATGAAACTGGTGGAACTCACAGATTCAAGCACCAATTGTTGCGTAGACAAAA taaaattttcaagccAGTGCCATTAAAGATAACTAATTTAGGAGCCGATGCAACAGACCCTGATGGTTCCGATTACAAGCCAACACCAAGATGTTTCTCAAATGATCTTGATGCCTTTGATATAGTATATGACAATATCAA GAAtgaattatcaaatttatctggagTTAAAGCTGTTACACTCATAGAAAGAGCTGCTGAGCATCTTTTGGAGAAATTGAGTCCACAAGTATCTAGCTCTGATAAAGAAGTATCAGAGCTGGAAACACGAGTAGCTTTACTGCGTAATCAGATATTCAAGGCACAGTTTGAGCGtgccaaaaataattttacaaccCTGGAAGAACAGATGCAAAAAATGGAAGTTGATTCAAAGTCGTATGCTAGACCACTACTCAAATCTCCTTCACCTGAAATTATGGATTCTCCAATG aGTCCAATGCCATCCACCAGTGCTACAACAATACAATCTCCGAAGATAACGCACGACGGCAGTGGCGACCGAAGTTCTCGTGACAGGGGCTCTTCTGATCGAGAATTTCCCAGCTCCAACCTTACGCCCTTGAGTTCACCAGGCGATGGCTCGAGACTTCAAGAGTCCGACAAATCACCAAAGGAATCCGCAGCGTCAGCTAGTAATACGTCAGAGTGCAATCGCCCGACAAGGACTAGGCAAACGACTGATCAGTTTATACAGAACACCACGACGAGGTCGTCGACGCAACACCGAGGTCTGTGTCCATCGCCTAAATATAATCCGGATTCTTAA